From Nocardioides daedukensis, the proteins below share one genomic window:
- a CDS encoding HAD family hydrolase: protein MNTSTRVARELTESPGGTLSTAPPSEPAGPRSPRAAAWPAAVLWDMDGTLVDTEPYWIDTEFELAARHGGRWSKEHALNLVGNSLIESGRYIREHMGIDLEPAEIVEQLLDGVVARVEQSVPWRPGARELLEALHQADVPCALVTMSYRRFVDPVLAWLPEDSFRAIVTGDTVSRGKPHPEPYEKAAAMLGVRPEDCLAIEDSNTGARSAESAGCTVLVVPNHVPVLDGPGRVFRDSLAGLDPAQLAELRGVS, encoded by the coding sequence GTGAACACCTCGACTAGGGTTGCCCGCGAACTCACAGAGTCGCCTGGAGGAACCCTGAGCACCGCGCCACCGTCCGAACCCGCCGGCCCACGCTCCCCACGGGCTGCTGCCTGGCCCGCCGCCGTCCTGTGGGACATGGACGGCACGTTGGTCGACACCGAGCCCTACTGGATCGACACCGAGTTCGAGCTTGCCGCCCGCCACGGAGGACGGTGGAGCAAGGAGCACGCCCTCAACCTGGTCGGCAACTCGTTGATCGAGTCCGGTCGCTACATCCGCGAGCACATGGGGATCGACCTCGAACCAGCCGAGATCGTCGAGCAGCTGCTCGACGGAGTCGTGGCGCGGGTGGAGCAGTCGGTGCCGTGGAGGCCGGGGGCCAGGGAGCTGCTCGAGGCGCTGCACCAGGCCGACGTGCCGTGCGCACTCGTCACCATGAGCTATCGACGCTTCGTCGACCCGGTCCTGGCGTGGCTGCCGGAGGACTCCTTCCGGGCGATCGTCACCGGCGACACCGTCAGTCGCGGCAAGCCACATCCCGAGCCCTACGAGAAGGCGGCCGCGATGCTCGGCGTACGTCCGGAGGACTGTCTCGCCATCGAGGACTCCAACACCGGTGCCCGCTCTGCGGAGAGCGCAGGATGCACCGTGCTGGTGGTGCCCAACCATGTCCCGGTCCTGGACGGTCCCGGGCGGGTGTTCCGCGACAGTCTTGCCGGGCTCGACCCGGCCCAGCTCGCGGAGCTCCGGGGCGTTTCATAA
- a CDS encoding SCO1664 family protein, protein MTLASAAEIATGELTIEGRVMPASNATFLATIDGIGVVYKPVRGERPLWDFPDGTLAQREVAAYAVSQALGWNVVPTTVLREGPHGPGMVQAWAEPDIEQLPVDIVARGVLPEGYLHVFDAVGPDDEPVSLIHEDTVPLRLMAVFDVLINNGDRKGGHVLAMDDGHRHGVDHGVAFHVENKLRSVLWGWMGKELNAQEREDIARVRDDQDLNKRLADLITADELDAFRARCDTLLDEGVMPAPSGDWPAIPWPAF, encoded by the coding sequence GTGACGCTGGCGTCCGCGGCTGAGATCGCGACGGGGGAGCTGACCATCGAGGGTCGGGTCATGCCTGCGTCGAACGCCACGTTCCTGGCCACGATCGACGGCATCGGCGTGGTCTACAAGCCGGTCCGCGGCGAACGGCCGCTGTGGGACTTCCCCGACGGCACGCTCGCCCAGCGCGAGGTGGCGGCGTACGCCGTCTCGCAGGCGCTCGGCTGGAACGTCGTCCCGACCACGGTGCTGCGCGAGGGTCCCCACGGGCCCGGGATGGTGCAGGCCTGGGCCGAGCCCGACATCGAGCAGCTCCCGGTGGACATCGTCGCCCGGGGCGTCCTGCCCGAGGGCTACCTCCACGTCTTCGACGCGGTGGGTCCCGACGACGAGCCGGTCTCGCTGATCCACGAGGACACCGTCCCGCTGCGGCTGATGGCCGTCTTCGATGTGCTGATCAACAACGGTGACCGCAAGGGCGGCCACGTCCTTGCGATGGACGACGGGCACCGGCACGGCGTCGATCACGGGGTGGCCTTCCACGTCGAGAACAAGCTGCGCTCGGTCCTGTGGGGCTGGATGGGCAAGGAGCTGAACGCGCAGGAGCGCGAGGACATCGCCCGGGTCCGCGACGACCAGGACCTCAACAAGCGCCTCGCCGACCTGATCACCGCCGACGAGCTGGATGCCTTCCGAGCCCGGTGCGACACCCTGCTCGACGAGGGCGTGATGCCGGCGCCGTCCGGCGACTGGCCGGCGATCCCGTGGCCAGCCTTCTGA
- the corA gene encoding magnesium/cobalt transporter CorA, which translates to MIVDSALYRNGARVQLESDISDLAAVRAQCDDPDEFVWIGMHDPTPEEMTAVAQEFALHPLAVEDALKAHQRPKLEHYDDSLFLVLKTLWYVDEFDAVETGEINLFIGRDFVVTVRHGEGSGLQEPRRYLESHPELVRHGPTGVVYAVCDRVVDGYQTVAAALEEDVDEVEASVFAADRSDVSPRIYILKREIAEVRRAVLPLRDPIRRAASGSVTGMDEAAAPYFRDVGDHLGRVAETVDTLDTLLSSAFDAQQARISVQQNEDMRKISAGVGLVAAPTLIGAIYGMNFDTMPELHWTFGYPMALAMMALSSLLVYVFFKRSGWL; encoded by the coding sequence GTGATCGTCGACAGTGCCCTCTATCGCAACGGAGCCCGCGTCCAGCTCGAGAGTGACATCTCCGACCTCGCGGCCGTGCGCGCGCAGTGTGACGACCCCGACGAGTTCGTGTGGATCGGCATGCACGACCCCACGCCCGAGGAGATGACGGCGGTCGCCCAGGAGTTCGCCCTGCACCCGCTCGCGGTCGAGGACGCACTCAAGGCGCACCAGCGCCCGAAGCTCGAGCACTATGACGACTCTCTCTTCCTGGTCCTCAAGACCCTTTGGTACGTCGATGAGTTCGACGCGGTCGAGACCGGGGAGATCAACCTGTTCATTGGTCGTGACTTCGTGGTGACCGTCCGCCACGGCGAGGGGTCGGGACTCCAGGAGCCCCGCCGCTACCTCGAGTCACACCCGGAGTTGGTGCGCCACGGCCCCACCGGCGTCGTCTATGCGGTCTGCGACCGCGTGGTGGACGGCTATCAGACGGTCGCGGCCGCTCTCGAGGAGGATGTGGACGAGGTGGAGGCGTCGGTGTTCGCCGCGGATCGCTCGGACGTCTCGCCTCGGATCTACATCCTCAAGCGTGAGATCGCGGAGGTACGCCGTGCTGTCCTGCCGCTGCGCGATCCGATCCGGCGAGCGGCCTCAGGATCGGTGACCGGCATGGACGAGGCGGCCGCGCCGTACTTCCGTGACGTCGGTGACCATCTCGGCCGGGTGGCCGAGACCGTGGACACCCTGGACACGCTGCTGTCCTCGGCCTTCGACGCCCAGCAGGCGCGAATCTCGGTGCAGCAGAACGAGGACATGCGCAAGATCTCGGCGGGCGTCGGCCTGGTGGCGGCACCGACCCTGATCGGTGCGATCTATGGGATGAACTTCGACACCATGCCCGAGCTGCACTGGACCTTCGGCTATCCGATGGCACTGGCGATGATGGCGCTCAGCTCGTTGCTGGTCTATGTCTTCTTCAAGAGGTCCGGCTGGCTCTAG
- the metH gene encoding methionine synthase — protein MSERILVLDGAMGTMIQRHSPGEAEYRGERFADWARDVKGNSDLLSLTQPEMIRGIHREYLAAGADIVETNTFSATTIAQADFGMEELAYELNFVGARLAREACDEVSTPDRPRYVAGALGPTNRTASISPDVNDPGARNVSYDQLVTAYLEQANGLVDGGADILLIETIFDTLNAKAAIFALETLFEDRGRRWPVIISGTITDASGRTLSGQVTEAFWNSVRHVRPLAIGLNCALGAAEMRQYIAELSRIADCHISCYPNAGLPNAFGEYDESPSDMATVIKEFATSSLVNILGGCCGTTPEHIAAIAAAAEGLPVRTPSSVPSAMRLSGLEPLTIDEDSLFVNVGERTNITGSAKFRNLIKDGNYDAALTVAQQQVENGAQVIDVNMDEGMIDGVAAMDRFLKLIASEPDISRVPIMIDSSKWEVLEAGLKCVQGKPIVNSISMKEGEDKFRAEARLCRKYGAAVVVMAFDEEGQADNLERRIEICQRAYRILVDEVGFPAEDIIFDPNCFALATGIEEHANYGVDFIEATRWIKQNLPGAQISGGISNASFSFRGNNPVREAIHAVFLFHAIQAGLSMGIVNAGALVVYDEIDPDLRDRIEDVVLNRRPDAAERLLEIAEKFNNKGQPQDPAKVDEWRSLPIRERITHALVKGLDAHVEADTEELRAEIKAAGGRPIEVIEGPLMDGMNVVGDLFGAGKMFLPQVVKSARVMKKAVAYLLPFIEAEKQPGDAETNNGTIVMATVKGDVHDIGKNIVGVVLQCNNYEVIDLGVMVPAQKILDTAREVGADMIGLSGLITPSLDEMVNVAAEMKRQDFTIPLLIGGATTSRAHTAVKVDRQYDGPVVWVKDASRSVPVAAALLSDAQRPKLLADLKEDYDSLRERHANKQERPMVTLDKARENRTPIEWDGYVPPLPREPGIHVLSDYDLGELREFIDWQPFFNAWEMKGKFPDILNSPTTGEEARKLYDDAQKMLDRVIEEGWLTANAVFGLFPANAVGDDIEVYTDDTRSDVRAMLINLRQQGDHREGIPNRSLGDFVAPKETGLADHVGAFAVTAGHGSVERIMKFKDDLDDYSAIMLEALADRLAEAFAERLHQRVRTEFWGYTGEDGGEGLSNEDLIAEKYRGIRPAPGYPACPEHTEKRTLWELLDVTTNTGIELTEGMAMWPGAAVSGWYFSHPQSQYFVVGRLSRDQVVDYAKRKGWTQAEAERWLSSNLAYEPED, from the coding sequence ATGAGCGAGCGCATCCTTGTGCTCGACGGAGCGATGGGCACGATGATCCAGCGACATTCCCCGGGCGAGGCGGAGTACCGCGGCGAGCGCTTCGCCGACTGGGCCCGCGACGTCAAGGGCAACAGTGACCTGCTCTCGCTGACCCAGCCGGAGATGATCCGTGGCATCCACCGCGAATACCTCGCGGCCGGTGCCGACATCGTCGAGACCAACACGTTCTCGGCCACCACCATCGCCCAGGCCGACTTCGGCATGGAGGAGCTCGCCTACGAGCTGAACTTCGTCGGCGCACGCCTGGCCCGCGAAGCCTGCGACGAGGTCAGCACCCCGGACCGTCCGCGCTATGTCGCGGGTGCGCTCGGCCCGACCAACCGCACGGCGTCGATCTCCCCGGACGTCAACGACCCGGGCGCCCGCAACGTGTCCTACGACCAGCTGGTGACGGCATACCTCGAGCAGGCCAACGGCCTCGTCGACGGTGGCGCGGACATCCTCCTGATCGAGACCATCTTCGACACGCTGAACGCCAAGGCCGCCATCTTCGCCCTCGAGACCCTCTTCGAGGACCGCGGTCGCCGCTGGCCCGTGATCATCTCGGGCACCATCACCGACGCCTCGGGACGCACGCTCTCCGGCCAGGTCACCGAGGCCTTCTGGAACTCCGTACGTCACGTGCGCCCGCTGGCCATCGGCCTGAACTGTGCCCTCGGTGCCGCCGAGATGCGCCAGTACATCGCCGAGCTCAGCCGGATCGCCGACTGCCACATCTCGTGCTACCCCAACGCCGGACTTCCCAACGCGTTCGGTGAGTACGACGAGTCGCCCTCCGACATGGCCACGGTCATCAAGGAGTTCGCCACCAGCTCACTGGTCAACATCCTCGGCGGCTGCTGCGGCACCACGCCCGAGCACATCGCCGCCATCGCCGCCGCGGCCGAAGGACTCCCGGTCCGTACGCCGTCCTCGGTGCCGTCGGCGATGCGCCTGTCCGGCCTCGAGCCGCTCACCATCGACGAGGACTCGCTGTTCGTCAACGTAGGCGAGCGGACGAACATCACCGGTTCGGCGAAGTTCCGCAACCTGATCAAGGACGGCAACTATGACGCCGCCCTCACCGTTGCGCAGCAGCAGGTGGAGAACGGCGCGCAGGTCATCGACGTCAACATGGACGAGGGGATGATCGACGGGGTCGCGGCGATGGATCGCTTCCTCAAGCTGATCGCGAGCGAGCCGGACATCAGCCGGGTCCCGATCATGATCGACTCCTCCAAGTGGGAGGTGCTCGAGGCCGGCCTCAAGTGCGTCCAGGGCAAGCCGATCGTCAACTCGATCTCCATGAAGGAGGGCGAGGACAAGTTCCGCGCCGAGGCGCGCCTGTGCCGCAAGTACGGCGCTGCCGTGGTCGTGATGGCCTTCGACGAGGAGGGCCAGGCCGACAACCTCGAACGACGTATCGAGATCTGCCAGCGCGCCTACCGCATCCTGGTCGACGAGGTCGGCTTCCCGGCCGAGGACATCATCTTCGACCCCAACTGCTTCGCGCTGGCGACCGGCATCGAGGAGCACGCGAACTACGGCGTGGACTTCATCGAGGCGACCCGCTGGATCAAGCAGAACCTGCCCGGGGCACAGATCTCCGGTGGCATCTCGAACGCCTCCTTCTCGTTCCGCGGCAACAACCCGGTGCGCGAGGCCATCCACGCGGTCTTCCTGTTCCACGCAATCCAGGCGGGCCTGTCGATGGGCATCGTCAACGCCGGTGCCCTGGTGGTCTACGACGAGATCGACCCGGACCTGCGTGACCGGATCGAGGACGTCGTCCTCAACCGCCGCCCCGACGCGGCCGAGCGCCTGCTCGAGATCGCAGAGAAGTTCAACAACAAGGGCCAGCCGCAGGACCCGGCCAAGGTGGACGAGTGGCGCTCGCTGCCGATCCGTGAGCGGATCACGCACGCCCTGGTCAAGGGCCTCGACGCACACGTCGAGGCGGACACCGAAGAGCTCCGTGCCGAGATCAAGGCGGCCGGTGGACGTCCGATCGAGGTGATCGAAGGCCCGCTGATGGACGGCATGAACGTGGTCGGTGACCTGTTCGGTGCCGGCAAGATGTTCCTGCCCCAGGTGGTCAAGAGCGCGCGGGTGATGAAGAAGGCGGTGGCCTACCTGCTGCCCTTCATCGAGGCCGAGAAGCAGCCTGGCGACGCCGAGACGAACAACGGCACGATCGTGATGGCCACGGTCAAGGGCGACGTGCACGACATCGGCAAGAACATCGTCGGGGTCGTCCTGCAGTGCAACAACTACGAGGTGATCGACCTCGGCGTGATGGTGCCTGCACAGAAGATCCTCGACACCGCGCGCGAGGTCGGCGCGGACATGATCGGCCTGTCGGGCCTGATCACTCCCTCGCTCGACGAGATGGTCAACGTGGCCGCGGAGATGAAGCGCCAGGACTTCACGATCCCGCTGCTGATCGGTGGAGCCACCACGTCACGGGCACACACGGCGGTCAAGGTCGACCGGCAGTACGACGGTCCCGTGGTCTGGGTCAAGGACGCCTCGCGCTCGGTACCGGTCGCGGCGGCACTGCTCAGCGACGCCCAGCGACCCAAGCTCCTCGCGGACCTCAAGGAGGACTACGACTCCCTGCGCGAACGGCACGCGAACAAGCAGGAACGACCGATGGTCACCCTGGACAAGGCCCGTGAGAACCGGACCCCGATCGAGTGGGACGGCTATGTCCCGCCGTTGCCGCGCGAGCCTGGCATCCACGTGCTGTCCGACTACGACCTCGGCGAGCTGCGCGAGTTCATCGACTGGCAGCCGTTCTTCAACGCCTGGGAGATGAAGGGCAAGTTCCCCGACATCCTGAACAGCCCGACGACCGGCGAAGAGGCGCGCAAGCTCTACGACGACGCCCAGAAGATGCTCGACCGGGTCATCGAGGAGGGCTGGTTGACCGCCAACGCGGTCTTCGGTCTCTTCCCCGCCAACGCCGTGGGTGACGACATCGAGGTCTACACCGACGACACGCGCAGCGACGTACGCGCCATGCTGATCAACCTGCGCCAGCAGGGCGATCACCGCGAGGGCATCCCGAACCGGTCGCTCGGCGACTTCGTGGCGCCCAAGGAGACCGGCCTGGCCGATCACGTCGGCGCCTTCGCCGTGACCGCCGGCCACGGTTCGGTCGAGCGGATCATGAAGTTCAAGGACGACCTCGACGACTACTCGGCGATCATGCTCGAGGCCCTGGCCGACCGTCTCGCCGAGGCGTTCGCGGAGCGACTGCACCAGCGGGTGCGCACCGAGTTCTGGGGCTACACCGGCGAGGACGGGGGAGAGGGCCTGTCGAACGAGGACCTGATCGCGGAGAAGTACCGCGGCATCCGTCCCGCACCCGGCTATCCGGCCTGTCCCGAGCACACCGAGAAGCGGACGCTCTGGGAGCTGCTCGACGTCACCACCAACACCGGCATCGAGCTCACCGAGGGGATGGCGATGTGGCCCGGTGCTGCAGTCTCCGGGTGGTACTTCTCCCACCCGCAGTCGCAGTACTTCGTGGTCGGTCGGCTCTCCCGCGACCAGGTCGTCGACTATGCCAAGCGCAAGGGGTGGACCCAGGCCGAGGCCGAGCGGTGGCTCTCCTCGAACCTGGCCTATGAGCCCGAGGACTGA
- a CDS encoding undecaprenyl-diphosphate phosphatase: MLDFFKAIFLGVLQGLTEFLPISSSAHLRIFPEFLGWEDPGAAFTAVIQIGTELAVLIYFRKDIWRIATAWLKSLVKPEFRGTLDARMGWYIIVGSLPIVVLGIALKDIIEKDFRNLWIVGTTLIVLGVVLGIADRIGSSDRVIKQMTLKHAGLLGFAQACALIPGVSRSGATISMGRFLGYDREAATRFAFLLAIPAVVGAGIFELKEIPHGENSLGWGPTITATVVSFLVGYAAIAWLLRYVSTKSYLPFVIYRIGLGALVLALLSFGVIAA, encoded by the coding sequence GTGTTGGACTTCTTCAAGGCGATCTTCCTCGGTGTCCTGCAGGGACTCACCGAGTTCCTGCCGATCTCGAGCAGCGCCCACCTCCGGATCTTCCCCGAGTTCCTCGGTTGGGAGGACCCGGGCGCAGCCTTCACCGCAGTCATCCAGATCGGCACCGAGCTGGCGGTGCTCATCTACTTCCGCAAGGACATCTGGCGGATCGCCACCGCGTGGCTCAAGTCGTTGGTGAAGCCTGAGTTCCGCGGCACCCTGGATGCGCGGATGGGGTGGTACATCATCGTCGGCTCACTGCCGATCGTGGTGCTCGGCATCGCTCTCAAGGACATCATCGAGAAGGACTTCCGCAACCTCTGGATCGTCGGCACCACCCTCATCGTCCTGGGTGTCGTGCTCGGCATCGCGGACCGGATCGGCTCCAGCGACCGGGTGATCAAGCAGATGACCCTCAAGCACGCAGGGCTCCTCGGCTTCGCCCAGGCGTGCGCGCTGATCCCCGGCGTCTCCCGCTCGGGCGCCACCATCTCGATGGGCCGGTTCCTGGGCTATGACCGCGAGGCGGCCACCCGCTTCGCCTTCCTGCTCGCGATCCCCGCGGTCGTCGGCGCCGGCATCTTCGAGCTCAAGGAGATCCCGCACGGCGAGAACAGTCTCGGCTGGGGCCCGACGATCACGGCGACAGTGGTCTCGTTCCTGGTGGGGTACGCCGCGATCGCCTGGTTGCTCCGCTACGTCTCCACGAAGTCCTACCTGCCGTTCGTGATCTACCGGATCGGCCTCGGTGCACTGGTGCTGGCGCTGCTGTCGTTCGGTGTGATCGCAGCCTGA
- a CDS encoding histidine phosphatase family protein, producing the protein MATVILVRHGRSSANTGGVLAGRSAGVKLDETGHQQAKDAAARLAPVRLARIVTSPLERCRQTARAIAGEHPDVPVSTERGVIECDYGDWTGRTIRDLAKEALWKTVQSQPSAAAFPGGESLPAMMARATAAVRRVDAEVSAEHGEDATWVVVSHGDIIKSLLADALGMHLDLFQRIQVDPASISIIRYTPTRPFVLGQNTHAGDLSWLNAPDRKQRPHPGDAVVGGGAGPQ; encoded by the coding sequence ATGGCAACAGTGATCCTCGTCAGGCACGGTCGCAGCTCGGCCAACACCGGCGGTGTGCTCGCAGGACGTTCGGCCGGGGTGAAGCTCGACGAGACCGGGCACCAGCAGGCGAAGGACGCGGCCGCCCGACTCGCGCCGGTGCGGCTCGCCAGGATCGTGACCAGTCCGTTGGAGCGATGCCGCCAGACCGCACGGGCCATCGCCGGGGAGCACCCCGACGTGCCGGTGTCCACCGAACGCGGCGTGATCGAGTGCGACTACGGCGACTGGACCGGTCGGACGATCCGCGACCTGGCCAAGGAGGCGTTGTGGAAGACGGTTCAGTCCCAGCCCTCCGCGGCAGCCTTCCCCGGTGGTGAGTCGCTGCCCGCGATGATGGCCCGGGCCACGGCCGCCGTACGCCGTGTCGACGCCGAGGTCTCCGCCGAGCACGGCGAGGACGCCACCTGGGTCGTCGTCAGCCACGGCGACATCATCAAGTCACTGCTGGCCGATGCCCTCGGGATGCACCTCGACCTGTTCCAACGGATCCAGGTGGACCCCGCCTCGATCTCGATCATTCGCTACACCCCCACTCGGCCCTTCGTCCTGGGCCAGAACACCCACGCCGGTGACCTCAGCTGGTTGAACGCACCTGATCGCAAGCAACGTCCCCACCCCGGCGATGCCGTGGTGGGCGGCGGAGCCGGACCACAATAG
- the mshC gene encoding cysteine--1-D-myo-inosityl 2-amino-2-deoxy-alpha-D-glucopyranoside ligase: MQSWSAPEVPLLPVAGPQVSIFDTATGTLAPTSPTGAARLYVCGITPYDATHMGHAATYVGFDLLNRAWRNAGHQVHYVQNVTDVDDPLLERATKVNTDWTALAVRETQLFREDMEALRVLPPDDYIGAVESIPLVIELIQQLQATGAVYQVETDLYFSVTADTDFGAVSGWTREQMLEVFADRGGDPDREGKKDPLDCVLWRGEREGEPSWDSPFGKGRPGWHIECAAIALEHLGTGFDVQGGGSDLIFPHHEMCAGEVQVAVPGSTFARAYAHAGMVAYDGEKMSKSKGNLVFVSALRRADVDPMAIRLTLLRQHYRSDWEWTDALLWDAVDILDAWRLVVASPSGAPAAPVVEAVLAALSNDLDAPSAVEAVQGWVEATKAGDQSDPEASATIRALLDAALGLVI, encoded by the coding sequence ATGCAGTCGTGGTCCGCACCCGAGGTGCCCCTCCTTCCCGTCGCGGGGCCTCAGGTCTCGATCTTCGACACCGCCACCGGCACCCTCGCGCCAACGAGTCCCACTGGCGCGGCGCGCCTCTATGTCTGTGGCATCACGCCCTACGACGCCACCCACATGGGACACGCGGCCACCTACGTCGGCTTCGACCTGCTCAACCGCGCGTGGCGCAACGCCGGGCACCAGGTGCACTACGTGCAGAACGTCACCGACGTCGACGACCCGCTGCTCGAGCGGGCCACCAAGGTCAACACCGACTGGACCGCGCTGGCCGTGCGCGAGACGCAGCTGTTCCGCGAGGACATGGAGGCGCTGCGCGTCCTGCCGCCGGACGACTACATCGGCGCGGTGGAGTCGATCCCGTTGGTGATCGAGCTGATCCAGCAGCTGCAGGCAACCGGTGCCGTCTACCAGGTGGAGACCGATCTCTACTTCTCCGTCACTGCCGACACCGACTTCGGTGCCGTCTCCGGCTGGACCCGCGAGCAGATGCTCGAGGTCTTCGCCGACCGCGGGGGAGACCCCGACCGCGAGGGCAAGAAGGACCCGCTGGACTGCGTCCTGTGGCGCGGTGAGCGCGAGGGCGAGCCCTCGTGGGACAGCCCGTTCGGGAAGGGTCGTCCGGGCTGGCACATCGAGTGCGCCGCGATCGCACTCGAGCACCTGGGCACCGGATTCGACGTCCAGGGCGGCGGCAGCGACCTGATCTTCCCGCACCACGAGATGTGCGCCGGCGAAGTGCAGGTGGCGGTCCCCGGCTCCACCTTCGCGCGGGCCTATGCCCACGCCGGGATGGTGGCCTACGACGGCGAGAAGATGTCGAAGTCCAAGGGCAACCTGGTCTTCGTCTCTGCCCTGCGTCGCGCCGACGTCGACCCGATGGCGATCCGACTCACCCTGCTGCGCCAGCACTACCGCTCGGACTGGGAGTGGACCGACGCCCTGCTCTGGGACGCGGTGGACATCCTGGACGCGTGGCGCCTCGTCGTCGCGTCCCCGTCGGGCGCGCCGGCCGCTCCGGTGGTCGAGGCCGTGCTGGCTGCGCTGTCGAACGACCTCGATGCGCCCAGCGCCGTCGAAGCGGTCCAGGGTTGGGTCGAGGCCACGAAGGCCGGCGACCAGAGCGACCCCGAGGCGAGCGCAACGATCCGCGCGCTGCTGGATGCCGCGCTCGGCCTGGTCATCTGA
- a CDS encoding DUF3090 domain-containing protein, whose protein sequence is MPVVHSFDPPDRFVAGTVGEPGQRTFFLQARAGTRLVSVSLEKQQVTVLADRIDDLLDELMSSEETESLIPAVAPLDLEDSGPLDQPIEEEFRAGTMTLSWEPADERIVIEVFPFNEAAVVSPEQVDEDFTEPEPEEVFLVRITAAHARAFVQRAAQVIEAGRPNCPFCGGPIDPDGHLCVRANGFRRRS, encoded by the coding sequence ATGCCAGTCGTGCACTCCTTCGACCCGCCGGACCGATTCGTCGCCGGGACGGTCGGTGAACCCGGTCAACGCACCTTCTTCCTGCAGGCGCGCGCCGGCACCCGCCTCGTCAGCGTCTCCCTCGAGAAGCAGCAGGTCACGGTCCTCGCCGACCGGATCGACGACCTGCTGGACGAGCTGATGAGCAGCGAGGAGACGGAGTCGCTGATCCCCGCTGTCGCCCCTCTCGACCTGGAGGACTCCGGTCCACTGGACCAGCCGATCGAGGAGGAGTTCCGCGCCGGCACGATGACACTGTCGTGGGAGCCTGCCGACGAGCGGATCGTGATCGAGGTCTTCCCCTTCAACGAGGCCGCAGTGGTCAGCCCGGAGCAGGTGGACGAGGACTTCACCGAGCCGGAGCCCGAAGAGGTCTTCCTGGTCCGGATCACGGCGGCTCACGCGCGTGCCTTCGTGCAGCGCGCAGCACAGGTGATCGAGGCGGGGCGGCCCAACTGCCCGTTCTGCGGCGGACCGATCGACCCTGACGGGCACCTGTGCGTGCGCGCCAACGGATTCAGACGGCGCTCGTGA
- a CDS encoding PAC2 family protein — protein MIELEDVSDLVNPVVIAAFEGWNDAADAASDVIDHLIDVWGARTVGAIDPEDFYDFQMNRPVVSTGLDGHRSLTWPGTQIAIASPPDLDRDVILVRGLEPNMRWRQFCAEILAACDDLGGELVITLGALLSDTPHTRPIPVTGTATEPDLVDRLRLEHSTYEGPTGILGVFQDACTRLDIPAVSYWAAVPHYVAQPPCPKATLALIGQLEELLEVTIPLGDLPDESQAWERGVDELASEEEEIADYVRALEETRDTAELPEASGEAIAREFERYLKRRQAD, from the coding sequence ATGATCGAACTCGAGGACGTCTCCGACCTGGTCAACCCCGTGGTGATCGCCGCGTTCGAAGGTTGGAACGACGCTGCTGACGCGGCCTCGGACGTCATCGACCACCTGATCGACGTCTGGGGCGCACGCACCGTCGGTGCCATCGATCCGGAGGACTTCTACGACTTCCAGATGAACCGTCCCGTGGTCAGCACCGGGCTCGACGGCCACCGCTCGCTCACCTGGCCCGGCACCCAGATCGCCATCGCTTCCCCGCCCGACCTGGATCGGGACGTGATCCTGGTCCGCGGGCTCGAGCCGAACATGCGCTGGCGCCAGTTCTGCGCCGAGATCCTGGCGGCCTGTGACGACCTGGGCGGCGAGCTGGTGATCACCCTCGGTGCGCTGCTCTCCGACACCCCGCACACCCGCCCGATCCCCGTCACCGGGACGGCCACCGAACCGGACCTGGTCGATCGGCTGCGCCTGGAGCACTCGACGTACGAAGGCCCCACCGGGATCCTCGGCGTCTTCCAGGATGCGTGCACCCGCCTCGACATCCCGGCCGTGAGCTATTGGGCAGCGGTGCCGCACTACGTCGCGCAGCCGCCGTGCCCCAAGGCGACGCTGGCCCTGATCGGTCAGCTCGAGGAGCTCCTCGAGGTCACCATCCCGCTCGGTGACCTGCCCGACGAGTCCCAGGCGTGGGAACGCGGAGTGGACGAGCTCGCCTCCGAGGAGGAGGAGATCGCCGACTATGTCCGTGCCCTCGAGGAGACGCGCGACACCGCGGAGCTGCCGGAGGCCTCCGGCGAGGCCATCGCGCGGGAGTTCGAGCGCTACCTCAAGCGCCGGCAAGCCGACTGA